The following is a genomic window from Candidatus Methanoperedens sp..
TTATCCTGGGATTCTGACATCGAATGATATTTAAGCGTGGACGGTATATAGAGTTTTCGTCGAGATGATGTGATGGAATGTGAAATTTGTGGTACTAATATAAAGGGAAACCCTATTCGTGTGACAGTCGAAGGGACTGTACTGGACGTATGCATCAAATGCTCCCAATATGGAAAACCGCAGGATAAATGGACGCCGGTGTCAAGAAAAATGGCCCCGACAGAAAGGGTAATAGTTACACACAGGCCGAAAAGGGATGCTTTTGATAGGCTCGAGGATGAGATCCTGCCGGATTATGCGCAGGTCATCAAGAAAGCAAGGGAATCCCAGGGATTGACCATTGAAGATCTTGCATCCAGGATGATGGAAAAAGCTACCCTGATCAGGAAGATCGAACGTGAGGAGCTTATACCCGAGGATACAGTCCGGAAAAAGCTTGAAACAACATTAAATATCAAACTTACCGAAAAAGTATCTTCCAAGGACCAGAGGGGCGGCGGGTTCATCAGGGGAACCACGCTGGGAGATGTGGCAATTATCAGGAAGAAAGGGAAATAAACTTTCTCTGAAGTTTTCCTGGTGAATCTTTTGGGTTTTCAAACTATTTCATTCAAGCTCCTTAATAAACTCAGAAAGCCTGCCGCATGTGACCTTTTTCTTGGCCTCGCTGCATTTCTTGACCTTATC
Proteins encoded in this region:
- a CDS encoding TIGR00270 family protein, yielding MECEICGTNIKGNPIRVTVEGTVLDVCIKCSQYGKPQDKWTPVSRKMAPTERVIVTHRPKRDAFDRLEDEILPDYAQVIKKARESQGLTIEDLASRMMEKATLIRKIEREELIPEDTVRKKLETTLNIKLTEKVSSKDQRGGGFIRGTTLGDVAIIRKKGK